One Megalopta genalis isolate 19385.01 chromosome 11, iyMegGena1_principal, whole genome shotgun sequence genomic region harbors:
- the Syb gene encoding vesicle-associated membrane protein synaptobrevin isoform X2, translated as MEGSGNSREDVGGPRNPQQAAASKKMQQTQATVDEVVGIMKVNVEKVLERDQKLSELENRADALQQGATQFEQQAGKLKRKYWWKNLKMMIIIGIICVIILIIIIASLVPSSSSEPEKH; from the exons ATGGAAGGTAGCGGCAATTCACGAGAAGATGTGGGTGGGCCTAGAAACCCACAGCAAGCAGCTGCATCTAAAAAGATGCAACAGACTCAGGCAACAGTCGATGAGGTCGTGGGGATAATGAAAGTAAACGTCGAGAAAGTACTGGAGAGAGATCAGAAGCTCTCTGAGCTGGAGAACCGTGCCGATGCTTTGCAACAAGGAGCAACACAGTTCGAACAGCAGGCAGGCAAACTGAAAAGGAAATACTGGTGGAAAAATCTCAAAATGATGATCATCATAGGGATTATCTGCGTGATCATTCTAATCATCATCATTG CCTCTCTTGTGCCCAGCTCGTCATCGGAGCCCGAAAAACACTGA
- the Syb gene encoding vesicle-associated membrane protein synaptobrevin isoform X1 — protein sequence MEKERDMEGSGNSREDVGGPRNPQQAAASKKMQQTQATVDEVVGIMKVNVEKVLERDQKLSELENRADALQQGATQFEQQAGKLKRKYWWKNLKMMIIIGIICVIILIIIIASLVPSSSSEPEKH from the exons ATGGAAAAAGAAAG AGACATGGAAGGTAGCGGCAATTCACGAGAAGATGTGGGTGGGCCTAGAAACCCACAGCAAGCAGCTGCATCTAAAAAGATGCAACAGACTCAGGCAACAGTCGATGAGGTCGTGGGGATAATGAAAGTAAACGTCGAGAAAGTACTGGAGAGAGATCAGAAGCTCTCTGAGCTGGAGAACCGTGCCGATGCTTTGCAACAAGGAGCAACACAGTTCGAACAGCAGGCAGGCAAACTGAAAAGGAAATACTGGTGGAAAAATCTCAAAATGATGATCATCATAGGGATTATCTGCGTGATCATTCTAATCATCATCATTG CCTCTCTTGTGCCCAGCTCGTCATCGGAGCCCGAAAAACACTGA